A genomic region of Exiguobacterium sp. Helios contains the following coding sequences:
- a CDS encoding DUF4912 domain-containing protein: MLEKIIKLKEQGLTIKQIAEKVESTEGKVKYAWSKYRKSLTENKTVSTESAAVTKPNKKKAGVTVSAPKQNEIVPALTAIPSLERDAFGMATHYEDDIIHAIVQSPTSVYVYWELSELSRKMLETHYHASFDSFRKEMRIIDVTLRDYEKGEANRTYQFELPEMTNTWFVRPLMPNTTYIIEWGIQTIDGDFLPVLRSKPIETPRDEPVVDGRFAEVVAHWQYGELEQPEWVEVLRPYSYFDRVR; this comes from the coding sequence ATGCTTGAAAAAATCATAAAATTAAAAGAACAAGGACTAACCATTAAACAAATTGCAGAAAAAGTGGAATCGACAGAAGGTAAGGTTAAATATGCCTGGAGTAAATACCGAAAGTCGCTAACGGAAAATAAAACAGTTTCAACGGAATCAGCTGCGGTCACCAAACCTAATAAGAAGAAGGCAGGCGTAACCGTGAGTGCTCCGAAACAAAACGAAATCGTACCGGCATTGACAGCAATCCCTTCATTGGAGCGAGATGCATTTGGAATGGCGACTCATTACGAAGACGACATCATCCATGCGATCGTCCAATCTCCGACATCTGTCTATGTTTACTGGGAATTGTCTGAATTGTCTCGAAAGATGCTTGAGACACATTACCACGCATCATTCGATTCATTCCGAAAAGAAATGCGGATCATTGATGTGACGTTACGTGATTACGAAAAAGGTGAAGCGAATCGTACGTATCAATTTGAATTGCCGGAAATGACGAATACATGGTTTGTCCGTCCGTTGATGCCGAACACTACATACATCATCGAATGGGGTATTCAAACCATCGACGGAGATTTTCTTCCTGTCCTCCGCTCAAAACCAATCGAGACACCACGAGACGAGCCTGTCGTAGATGGACGTTTTGCAGAGGTTGTTGCTCATTGGCAATATGGAGAACTGGAACAACCGGAATGGGTCGAAGTCTTGCGTCCGTATTCCTATTTTGATCGCGTTCGCTGA
- a CDS encoding glycoside hydrolase family 57 protein — protein sequence MRKGYFSLVLHAHLPYIRHREAHRLEERWMYEAISETYIPLLWEIDRLERPLGWTISISPPVIEMLADSLIQDRYVEHLDDTLRLIEQELQRDLGNEERDALLFYKERYHDLKVTFEHWGRNLNSAFRHYKEQGYLELMTCTATHGFSPHMLSEQAARSEIQTGLNCFERHYGYRPTGLWMPECAYTPGLDKIMYEEGIRYTFVDEHSILNADPAPKHGIGAPVYSPHGVALFPRDQIISGRIWSSVIGYPGHPDYREFYRDLAYDREWDQIAEFMHPEGLRYDTGLKLHRVTGESDQKEYYVRDWAWKRTDVHATDFAEALANHLDEQSAQDFPPFLVTAPFDAELFGHWWFEGPDFLGKTMERFEDYGIESISPAMFLERHFQDIETVHIAMGTWGRKGYADVWINERNDWMIRHLHQLEKRLAGVVARNRHQDELTVKAKRQLIREYLLAVSSDWPFILDGQTTAQYAANRFREHIKRFEETERRLDAQELTLDWLEERYAEYPFLADTDIEPDVFLTPHDYYVAVQREVSWNSEAILLVTTQYDDSNRPVAEYAKRLAASGENVYVITSGTAGYQHQDGVHVYQVEVNGLPLVQTYNQLAGLNLAVLRQAQALNKIVEFRLVHNFNMETASAAQSFAEMNGLPLVSNVYDLESERSPSGTGGLVVAIKRLEGEALRHSDVIYLEREEARNGIEHDYHVAKELRTFQVDLENPYQHVMNPKKNG from the coding sequence ATGCGCAAAGGTTATTTTTCATTAGTGTTACATGCCCATTTACCATATATCCGACATCGGGAAGCCCATCGTCTAGAAGAAAGATGGATGTACGAAGCCATCTCCGAAACGTATATTCCATTATTGTGGGAAATCGATCGCTTGGAGCGTCCGCTTGGTTGGACGATCAGTATCTCGCCACCCGTCATTGAGATGTTAGCAGATTCACTCATCCAAGATCGTTACGTGGAGCACCTGGACGATACGTTACGATTGATTGAACAGGAGTTACAACGCGATTTAGGGAACGAGGAACGTGATGCCTTGCTTTTCTATAAAGAACGGTACCACGACTTAAAAGTAACGTTTGAGCATTGGGGCCGGAACTTAAACAGCGCCTTCCGTCATTATAAAGAACAAGGGTATCTTGAGTTGATGACGTGTACCGCGACACACGGATTCAGTCCGCACATGTTGTCGGAACAAGCAGCACGGTCTGAAATCCAAACCGGATTAAACTGTTTCGAACGCCATTACGGCTATCGTCCGACGGGTCTGTGGATGCCGGAATGTGCGTATACGCCAGGTCTTGATAAGATCATGTACGAAGAAGGAATCCGGTATACGTTCGTTGACGAACATTCTATCCTGAATGCGGATCCTGCCCCGAAACACGGGATTGGTGCACCTGTCTATTCGCCGCATGGTGTTGCATTGTTCCCGCGTGATCAAATCATCTCGGGCCGGATTTGGAGTTCGGTCATCGGTTATCCTGGGCATCCGGATTACCGTGAGTTTTACCGCGACCTTGCATATGACCGCGAATGGGATCAAATCGCCGAATTCATGCATCCAGAAGGACTTCGTTACGATACAGGATTAAAACTTCACCGGGTGACGGGCGAGTCGGATCAAAAAGAATATTATGTCCGGGATTGGGCTTGGAAACGGACAGATGTCCATGCGACTGATTTTGCGGAAGCACTTGCCAACCATTTAGATGAGCAGAGCGCACAAGATTTTCCACCATTCCTCGTGACGGCACCGTTCGATGCTGAGTTATTTGGACATTGGTGGTTCGAAGGGCCGGACTTCCTCGGAAAAACGATGGAACGATTCGAAGATTACGGGATTGAGTCGATTTCTCCGGCGATGTTTTTGGAACGTCACTTCCAGGATATCGAAACGGTTCACATTGCGATGGGAACGTGGGGACGCAAAGGTTATGCGGATGTCTGGATCAATGAACGCAACGATTGGATGATCCGTCACTTGCACCAACTTGAAAAACGTTTGGCAGGCGTCGTTGCCCGGAATCGTCATCAGGATGAATTGACGGTGAAAGCCAAACGTCAGTTGATTCGCGAATATCTGCTTGCCGTCTCGAGTGACTGGCCGTTTATTCTCGATGGACAGACAACGGCACAATATGCAGCGAACCGGTTCCGTGAACATATTAAACGATTTGAAGAAACGGAACGTCGTCTCGATGCGCAGGAGCTGACGCTTGATTGGCTAGAAGAGCGGTATGCAGAATATCCGTTCCTCGCTGATACCGACATTGAACCGGATGTCTTCCTGACTCCGCATGATTATTATGTGGCCGTTCAACGTGAGGTATCGTGGAACAGCGAAGCTATTTTACTTGTGACGACGCAATACGATGATTCAAACCGTCCCGTTGCGGAATATGCGAAACGATTAGCCGCATCAGGTGAAAATGTTTATGTCATTACATCAGGGACAGCCGGTTATCAGCATCAAGACGGTGTGCATGTCTATCAGGTCGAGGTCAATGGTCTACCGCTCGTTCAGACGTATAATCAATTGGCCGGCTTAAATCTGGCAGTCTTGCGTCAAGCACAGGCATTGAATAAAATCGTCGAGTTCCGACTTGTTCATAACTTTAATATGGAGACGGCTTCAGCGGCTCAATCCTTTGCTGAAATGAACGGCTTACCACTTGTCAGCAACGTGTATGACTTGGAAAGCGAACGTTCTCCGTCAGGAACAGGTGGGCTTGTCGTAGCAATCAAGCGACTCGAAGGAGAAGCATTACGTCATTCAGACGTCATTTATCTCGAGCGAGAAGAAGCAAGAAACGGGATCGAACATGATTATCATGTCGCAAAAGAACTGCGTACATTCCAGGTGGACCTTGAAAATCCATACCAGCATGTAATGAATCCAAAAAAGAACGGATGA
- the rpmG gene encoding 50S ribosomal protein L33, which translates to MRVKITLACTETGDRTYITKKNKRNNPERLELKKYNPRLRKHTLHREVK; encoded by the coding sequence ATGCGCGTTAAAATTACTTTGGCTTGCACTGAAACTGGTGACCGTACTTATATCACTAAGAAGAACAAGCGTAACAACCCAGAGCGTCTTGAGTTGAAGAAATACAACCCACGTCTCCGTAAGCACACACTTCACCGTGAAGTAAAATAA
- a CDS encoding 5-formyltetrahydrofolate cyclo-ligase, translating into MEKREIRRFITDQLNQLEHREQKEQQIYDYLFALPEWKNAQSIAITLSFRNECATEPIILKAWELGKQVVIPKVMHQEMRFFEYLPNSPLIETKMGIREPDDQAVERSLSAVDLCIVPGRAFTRQGYRVGWGGGFYDRVLADYHGHTLAVAFERQLVSAFEVEPFDQPVQQIVTESEVVVCQ; encoded by the coding sequence ATGGAAAAACGGGAAATTCGGCGATTTATTACAGATCAGTTAAATCAGTTAGAGCATCGTGAACAAAAAGAACAGCAGATTTATGATTATTTGTTTGCTTTACCGGAGTGGAAAAATGCTCAATCCATTGCCATCACACTTTCCTTTCGCAACGAATGTGCGACAGAGCCGATTATTTTGAAGGCCTGGGAACTGGGGAAACAGGTTGTCATTCCGAAAGTCATGCACCAGGAGATGCGATTTTTTGAATACTTACCGAACAGCCCATTGATAGAAACAAAGATGGGCATTCGGGAACCGGATGACCAGGCGGTAGAGAGGTCTTTGAGTGCAGTGGACCTTTGCATCGTTCCGGGACGGGCGTTCACACGTCAAGGCTACCGTGTAGGGTGGGGAGGCGGTTTTTATGATCGGGTATTAGCTGATTATCATGGCCATACGTTAGCGGTTGCGTTTGAGCGTCAACTGGTTTCTGCGTTCGAAGTGGAACCCTTCGATCAACCGGTTCAGCAGATTGTAACCGAGTCTGAGGTCGTTGTATGCCAGTAA
- a CDS encoding DUF92 domain-containing protein, which translates to MPVIYGILFCFFLGYIGYRLRLLTISGSIWTLVVGALVLSGFGYPGLLMLLLFFGSSSLLSKLGKRRKQSVNQIVEKDGPRDGWQVLANGGIAALASMGFLWTEHTSFLVLFLIVLAASNADTWASEIGPLSKKNPFLLTGRRVPAGTSGAISILGTTATIVGALFIATAGDLLFDLSTDIWLLVTLGGIIGSLFDTLFGGTVQRKFRCVVCLKETEKRLHHNQPTLYVKGWKWLGNDGVNFLSSTLAGMFGFIVYRMW; encoded by the coding sequence ATGCCAGTAATCTACGGTATTTTATTTTGTTTTTTCCTCGGCTATATCGGATACCGGCTGCGTTTGCTGACCATCAGCGGCAGTATTTGGACGCTTGTCGTCGGGGCGCTTGTCCTGTCCGGATTCGGTTACCCCGGGCTTCTGATGTTATTGCTTTTTTTCGGCAGTTCCAGTCTGTTGTCGAAACTTGGGAAACGAAGAAAACAGTCGGTGAATCAAATCGTCGAAAAAGACGGACCGCGTGACGGCTGGCAGGTTCTTGCGAACGGAGGGATCGCAGCGTTGGCTTCGATGGGATTTCTCTGGACAGAACACACATCGTTTCTTGTCTTATTTTTGATCGTGCTGGCTGCGTCAAATGCCGACACATGGGCTTCTGAAATTGGTCCTTTGTCAAAAAAAAATCCTTTTCTCTTAACGGGACGGCGTGTACCGGCTGGAACGAGCGGCGCAATTTCAATCCTTGGGACGACCGCAACGATTGTCGGCGCCTTGTTCATAGCGACAGCAGGCGATCTACTGTTCGACTTATCGACGGACATCTGGTTGTTGGTGACGTTAGGCGGCATCATAGGAAGTTTGTTTGATACATTGTTCGGCGGGACGGTCCAGCGGAAATTTCGATGTGTGGTTTGCCTCAAAGAAACAGAAAAACGTCTTCACCACAATCAACCGACTCTTTATGTAAAGGGATGGAAATGGCTTGGGAATGACGGAGTCAACTTTTTGTCGAGTACGTTAGCCGGAATGTTTGGTTTTATTGTGTATCGAATGTGGTAA